In Gemmatimonadota bacterium, the sequence GGGCGGCCTGATTGTAGTCCCAGATGGCGTAGAGCGCGATGGCGCCGGTGGCCCACGCGAGCGGCCGCAGCAGCGGCGAGTCGGTGAGGAAGGCGATGACCGTGAGCACCTGCGCCACCGTCACCGCCTTGCCGCCGAGGCGCGCGGGGATGGCCATCGGCCGGCCGGAGACGTACGTGCCCAGGAAGGCGAGGGTGGCCACGAGGTCGCGGAGCAGCACGCCGGCGATCTCGTACCACGCCAGCCGGTGGGACAGCGCCACCACGATGAACGCGGCGAGCATGAACAGCTTGTCGGCCACCGGGTCGATGAAGCCCCCGAACCGGGAGCTGCCCAGCCGCCGCGCCAGCGCGCCGTCGAGCAGGTCGGTGGCCGCGGCCACGAGGAGGATGCCGAGGCGGGCCAGGTCGTGCGGCACCAGCACGAAGGCCACCGCGAGCGGGATGCGCGCGAGCGTGAGCGCATCCGCGACGGTGAAGCCCGCCGCGGAGGGTGACGGATGACCTTGCTCCCCCTCCCCCCGGGGAGTACCTTGGGTCGCCGGGTCGGCTGAGAGGCCGTCTCGCCCGTCCATCGCTCACCCTCCAACCCTGACGCCCATGGACCTGCAGCTGCTGAAGAAGACGGCGATCTTCGCCGACCTGGACGAGGGTGAACTTGCGCGGGTCGCGGAAATCTGCAAGGAGCAGGCGT encodes:
- a CDS encoding CDP-alcohol phosphatidyltransferase family protein; amino-acid sequence: MDGRDGLSADPATQGTPRGEGEQGHPSPSAAGFTVADALTLARIPLAVAFVLVPHDLARLGILLVAAATDLLDGALARRLGSSRFGGFIDPVADKLFMLAAFIVVALSHRLAWYEIAGVLLRDLVATLAFLGTYVSGRPMAIPARLGGKAVTVAQVLTVIAFLTDSPLLRPLAWATGAIALYAIWDYNQAAPRARRPVGR